ATCGACATGGGCGCTTGCAACCGCGCAGCTCGTCGCATGGGGCGTGATTTACTACGCGTTCTCGCTCTTTGTCGTACCGATGGAAAGCGCGATGGGGTGGAGCCGCACGGCGACCAATGGCGCGCTTTCCGCCGGTTTGCTGGTGTCCGGGCTGGCCTCGTGGCCGATCGGCATCTGGATCGATCGCGGCCACGGCCGGCAGGTCATGACCTGGGGCGTGGTGCTCGCGACGGCGATGCTGGTCTTGTGGTCGCAGGCGCATAGCCTCGTCACGCTGTTCATCGTCTGGATAGGCCTCGGTGTGGCGATGGCCGCGACGCTCTATGACCCTGTGTTCGCCGTTATCACACGCCGTTTTCCCGATAGCTTTCGCAAAAGGATTACGCTCATCACGCTGGTGGGCGGCTTTGCCAGTACTGTGTTTATTCCGCTCACGCACAGCCTCGTCGATACGCTTGGCTGGCGCGGCGCGCTGCTTGTGCTGGCGGCGATCAATCTGGCGGCCTGTCTGCCGCTTAACGCTATTGCGATTGGGCGCGATACCGCGCGGACCGGTCATGCCGGCCACGAGGCCGCCACGCGGCGATCCAATGCGGCTGCCACGCGGCGTGCGCTGCGCACGCCGACGTTCTGGGCGCTCGCTGTCTGCTTTACGGCCTACTACGTGACTTTCGCGGCGCTGACGTTTCATCTCGTGCCGTTGATGACCGAGCGCAGCGTGTCGCCGGCGATCATCGTCGCGACGATGGCGGTGATCGGCCCGGCACAGGTGC
The genomic region above belongs to Paraburkholderia edwinii and contains:
- a CDS encoding MFS transporter — protein: MTATSNGGNASTWALATAQLVAWGVIYYAFSLFVVPMESAMGWSRTATNGALSAGLLVSGLASWPIGIWIDRGHGRQVMTWGVVLATAMLVLWSQAHSLVTLFIVWIGLGVAMAATLYDPVFAVITRRFPDSFRKRITLITLVGGFASTVFIPLTHSLVDTLGWRGALLVLAAINLAACLPLNAIAIGRDTARTGHAGHEAATRRSNAAATRRALRTPTFWALAVCFTAYYVTFAALTFHLVPLMTERSVSPAIIVATMAVIGPAQVLARVLWFTVGRNVPPSKMGIVITTAFPVSVVILMLAGKSPVLLIIFAMVYGGANGMMTILRGTILQDVLWTEGYGAVSGLLSMPSNIAKGLAPISAAAIWAIGHNYVPVEWAVLLVSLVSAAAFITAMRIAAHAKHRSVGKVTSV